The following coding sequences lie in one Arachis ipaensis cultivar K30076 chromosome B05, Araip1.1, whole genome shotgun sequence genomic window:
- the LOC107641121 gene encoding putative pentatricopeptide repeat-containing protein At1g12700, mitochondrial: protein MGGVGNRTKADKIERTISAELAHSLKLRQQRKCESLKCCHPQPQGSLSFLVHEAVDSFTCMLSVRRTPPIIQFNKILGSLSKTKHFHAAVSLFQQLQARGIAPSIVTLSILINCCFGMGRMTLAFSVLAKIFRMDFQPDTVTMTTILKGLCLCGSVEKAVHFHDRVLAHGFHFDQVTYGTLINGLCKTGHTSAAIQVLRKIPRYGIAPDVFMYSAIIDSLCKDTLVSQAFHLFSEMLAKGISPDVITYNTLIYGLCLADQLKEAVHLLNDMILINVTPNVRTYNTLIDGLCKEGKIKDAKSVLAVMAKHGVKPNVVTYTSLMDGYCLVNQVNKAKYIFNTMTQIRVSPNVQSYSIMINGFCKSKMVDEALNLFEEMRSKNLVPDTVTYNTLFDGLSKSKRISRALELLVEMHDRGQPADVVTYNSLLDGMFKNQQPNEAFMLFNQMKECAIDTDIFTYNILIDGLCKGGRLIDAKEIFQDLSVKGYP, encoded by the exons ATGGGGGGTGTCGGAAACAGAACCAAAGCTGACAAAATTGAGAGGACTATTTCCGCAGAGTTAGCACACTCCCTCAAACTTAGACAACAGCGAAAGTGCGAATCACTAAAATGTTGTCATCCTCAACCTCAAGGATCACTTTCATTTCTAG TTCATGAAGCTGTTGATTCCTTCACTTGCATGCTCTCTGTGCGTCGTACTCCTCCCATCATCCAATTTAACAAGATTTTGGGATCCCTTTCCAAGACGAAGCATTTCCACGCCGCCGTTTCCCTTTTTCAGCAATTGCAAGCCAGAGGAATCGCGCCCAGCATAGTTACTTTGAGCATCTTAATCAATTGTTGTTTCGGCATGGGTCGTATGACGCTTGCTTTCTCTGTATTGGCCAAAATTTTCAGGATGGATTTTCAACCTGATACGGTAACTATGACAACAATCCTGAAAGGTCTCTGTCTCTGCGGTAGTGTTGAAAAAGCAGTGCACTTTCATGACAGAGTGCTGGCTCATGGATTTCACTTCGACCAAGTCACTTATGGGACCTTGATCAATGGGCTCTGTAAGACCGGACACACATCAGCTGCTATTCAAGTGTTGAGAAAGATCCCACGGTATGGCATTGCTCCTGATGTCTTCATGTACAGCGCAATTATTGATAGCCTCTGCAAGGATACACTTGTAAGTCAGGCTTTTCATTTATTCTCTGAAATGCTTGCTAAGGGAATTTCTCCCGATGTTATCACCTACAACACTCTCATTTATGGATTGTGCCTTGCTGATCAACTCAAGGAAGCCGTTCATTTGCTAAATGATATGATTCTCATAAACGTTACTCCAAATGTTCGTACCTATAATACTTTGATTGATGGGCTATGCAAGGAAGGAAAGATCAAAGATGCTAAGAGTGTATTGGCTGTAATGGCAAAACATGGTGTGAAACCAAATGTGGTTACTTATACCAGCTTAATGGATGGTTATTGTTTGGTTAATCAGGTAAATAAGGCAAAATATATATTCAACACAATGACCCAAATTAGAGTGTCACCCAATGTTCAAAGTTACAGTATCATGATTAATGGCTTCTGCAAAAGTAAAATGGTCGATGAAGCCTTGAATCTCTTTGAAGAAATGCGTAGCAAGAACTTGGTTCCAGACACGGTAACTTACAACACTCTTTTTGATGGCttgagcaaatcaaagagaatctCCCGTGCTTTGGAGCTTCTTGTCGAGATGCATGATAGAGGTCAACCCGCTGATGTAGTCACTTACAATTCATTGTTGGATGGGATGTTCAAAAACCAACAACCTAACGAGGCATTTATGTTATTCAATCAAATGAAAGAGTGTGCCATTGATACAGATATATTCACTTACAATATACTTATAGATGGCCTATGCAAAGGTGGAAGACTTATAGATGCAAAAGAGATTTTTCAAGATCTTTCCGTTAAAGGCTATCCGTAA